A DNA window from Anastrepha obliqua isolate idAnaObli1 chromosome 5, idAnaObli1_1.0, whole genome shotgun sequence contains the following coding sequences:
- the LOC129248154 gene encoding uncharacterized protein LOC129248154, which produces MHHSSTRLLLPTILIVLATCHLTHTCPPEVCICKWKGGKQTVECGGQHLPNIPEGMDPGTQVLNFTGNSLQVLQSERFLRMDLLNLQKIYLSRNQLIRIHEKAFRGLTNLVELDLSDNMLQNVPTETFQDYSSLMRLSLSGNPIRELKTSAFRHLSFLTTLELSNCQIERIENEAFIGMDNLEWLRLDGNRIGFIQGPHILPKSLHGISLQSNRWMCDCRLLDVHAWLNNYVTPKVEEPKCVEPPRLKGQTIKSLKKEELACLPEVTPSSTYTEISEGRNMSIVCVVRAIPEPQVLWLFNGQVMTNDSLIDNLHMYYYIDEGGSAEEKRSEIFIYNVGPEDNGTFSCVGKNVAGITFSNYTLRVIIKEPPVVNEVSFPRDYMNYIIASSTGAGVIFVVLLCTIVVKCKQRQPNKRKKCTSGGTVTNVVGGSGHATDNGGNETGLMKCSSILNDGDSLNGGAGLLMAEGMTPTKLCKENGGVIIGGQMKQNLLLYAPAHYQQQTPTSAAVVGESGQTLQLSVSMAGASGTPPPILVGNAMSYCSPPSSVRNYQEKNPDLVNDAESVNHNKLKTASSLDGDYDAASECSGPCSIQGMSTTPVQYDNCYQLAPQYGSQIIRPSNMQLNAAAASRFAAMTTLPRGMQLKTVMNSMSSAPAPQHQVDVHLNPVCFLGQDGFAYDYSNAHMQQNAPPPPSHHHLQLQQQHSLGADPSQLQHIQQQNYYRTLPHNRAHKQQQFAASAANAGMRYSLEAEFLQRSGTPTYDKYIPNVRFTAEGYPQAQQQQQHLVQYPSPPEGYKSSQSPALSLHDGSVGGGSGGGASTISTATFQQWPPCLPGYHMQAVRYPPTIVGVLSPQAHTPQQQLPQQQQQQHMLQQQQKSATTVVLTPNGPTNQTQVSTITTGATLANASTSTGPTTSTLAAKRCVAAQADASTIPECDENDVSPTTSTAASSSNDGRSSSSSSSSSNATTVTMSASNTTVATATTATATEESSKLRHLNGPLADSPDEGYVGDSHEGSDI; this is translated from the coding sequence atgcacCATTCATCGACACGCCTTTTACTGCCCACAATACTGATCGTATTGGCTACCTGTCACCTGACGCACACCTGCCCACCCGAAGTTTGTATCTGCAAGTGGAAGGGTGGCAAACAGACGGTGGAGTGTGGCGGACAGCATCTGCCCAACATACCCGAGGGCATGGATCCAGGCACGCAGGTACTCAATTTCACGGGTAATAGTCTGCAAGTTTTGCAGAGCGAGCGTTTTCTGCGCATGGATTTACTCAATCTGCAGAAAATCTATTTGTCACGCAATCAGCTGATACGCATACACGAGAAAGCCTTTCGCGGTTTAACGAATCTAGTCGAATTGGATCTGTCCGATAATATGTTGCAAAATGTGCCCACCGAGACCTTTCAGGACTACAGTTCACTGATGCGTCTCTCGCTGAGCGGTAATCCCATACGCGAGCTGAAAACGTCGGCCTTCCGTCATCTTTCGTTTCTGACAACGCTCGAGCTGAGCAATTGCCAGATCGAGCGCATCGAGAATGAGGCCTTCATTGGCATGGACAATCTGGAGTGGTTGCGACTGGATGGCAATCGCATCGGTTTCATACAGGGGCCGCATATTCTGCCCAAATCGCTGCATGGCATCAGCTTGCAGAGCAATCGTTGGATGTGCGACTGCCGGTTGTTGGACGTGCACGCGTGGCTCAACAACTATGTGACGCCAAAAGTTGAGGAGCCCAAGTGCGTTGAGCCGCCAAGGCTCAAGGGGCAGACAATCAAGTCGCTGAAGAAGGAGGAACTCGCTTGCCTGCCCGAGGTGACACCGTCGTCTACGTACACAGAGATATCAGAGGGCCGCAATATGTCCATAGTTTGCGTTGTGCGCGCCATTCCCGAGCCACAAGTGCTGTGGCTTTTCAACGGGCAGGTGATGACAAACGACAGTCTGATCGATAATCTGCACATGTACTACTATATAGATGAGGGCGGCAGCGCGGAGGAAAAGCGCAGCGAGATTTTCATCTACAATGTCGGCCCCGAAGATAATGGCACTTTTTCGTGCGTGGGGAAGAATGTGGCGGGCATTACGTTCAGCAATTACACGCTGCGCGTCATAATCAAAGAACCGCCAGTGGTGAATGAGGTCTCCTTTCCGCGCGACTATATGAACTACATCATAGCGAGCAGCACTGGGGCCGGCGTTATCTTCGTTGTGCTGCTTTGCACGATCGTAGTTAAATGTAAGCAGCGGCAACCCAACAAGCGTAAGAAGTGTACGAGCGGTGGTACGGTTACGAATGTCGTCGGCGGTAGCGGGCATGCGACCGACAACGGCGGCAACGAGACTGGGTTGATGAAATGTTCATCGATACTGAACGACGGTGACTCACTGAATGGCGGTGCAGGCCTGTTGATGGCGGAAGGCATGACGCCGACGAAGTTGTGCAAAGAAAATGGTGGCGTCATCATTGGCGGACAAATGAAGCAGAATCTGTTATTGTATGCGCCCGCTCACTACCAACAACAAACACCAACTTCCGCGGCGGTGGTTGGCGAAAGTGGCCAAACCCTACAGCTGAGCGTGAGTATGGCAGGAGCAAGTGGCACGCCACCACCCATTTTAGTTGGCAACGCCATGAGCTACTGCTCGCCACCCTCGTCTGTGCGTAACTACCAAGAGAAGAATCCAGATTTGGTGAACGATGCGGAGAGCGTAAATCACAACAAACTGAAAACTGCGTCTTCGTTGGATGGTGATTACGATGCCGCTAGCGAGTGCTCCGGCCCATGCAGCATACAGGGCATGTCGACGACACCAGTGCAGTATGACAACTGCTATCAGCTGGCACCTCAGTATGGTTCGCAGATCATACGGCCGTCGAATATGCAGTTGAATGCGGCAGCCGCGTCACGCTTTGCCGCCATGACAACACTGCCGCGTGGCATGCAATTGAAAACGGTTATGAACAGCATGAGCAGCGCTCCCGCCCCACAGCACCAAGTGGATGTGCATCTGAATCCCGTGTGTTTTTTGGGCCAGGATGGCTTCGCGTATGACTACAGCAATGCGCACATGCAACAAAACGCTCCACCACCACCGTCACATCATCACTTgcagctacagcaacaacactcGCTGGGCGCCGATCCTTCACAATTGCAACACATTCAACAGCAAAACTATTACCGCACATTGCCACACAACCGCGCGCATAAACAGCAGCAATTCGCCGCCTCGGCTGCAAACGCCGGCATGCGCTATAGCCTAGAAGCGGAGTTCCTGCAGCGCTCCGGCACACCAACCTACGATAAATACATACCCAATGTGCGCTTCACAGCCGAGGGCTATCCGCAAgcccaacaacagcaacagcacttGGTGCAATATCCCTCGCCGCCAGAGGGCTACAAGAGCAGCCAAAGTCCCGCACTAAGCTTGCATGACGGCAGCGTGGGGGGCGGTAGTGGCGGTGGCGCTTCAACCATCTCAACAGCCACATTTCAGCAGTGGCCGCCTTGTTTGCCCGGCTATCATATGCAGGCTGTGCGCTACCCGCCAACCATTGTTGGTGTGTTGAGCCCGCAAGCGCATACGCCGCAACAGCAGctaccacaacaacagcaacaacagcacatGTTGCAACAGCAACAGAAGTCTGCAACAACGGTTGTGCTAACACCAAATGGCCCAACAAATCAAACGCAAGTGTCCACAATAACAACCGGCGCGACGTTGGCCAATGCGAGCACCAGCACGGGCCCCACCACATCCACATTAGCTGCCAAACGTTGTGTAGCCGCACAGGCGGACGCCTCTACCATACCCGAATGCGATGAGAATGACGTCTCACCCACCACATCGACAGCTGCTAGTAGCAGTAATGACGGCAgaagcagcagtagcagcagcagcagcagcaatgcaACCACAGTGACAATGTCTGCAAGCAATACAACAGTAGCAACAGCGACGACCGCGACTGCAACCGAAGAATCCTCAAAACTGCGGCATTTAAACGGACCGCTAGCCGATAGTCCAGACGAGGGTTATGTAGGCGATTCGCATGAAGGTTCTGATATTTGA